In Rhodanobacter denitrificans, the sequence CCCGCTTCGCCCTGATCGACGGCGACGGCCGCTTGCTTGGCGAGGCGGAGCTCGGCACGACTTACCATCCCCATGTCGGCCTGGATGGCGTGCATGCCGTCCTGGCTGAAGGCGTGGCCAGCGTGCTCGGCGCAGCCGACCTGACGCTGGCCGACATCGGTTACGCCTTCTTCGGACTGCCCGCCTACGGCGAGGACAGCCGCGCCACGGCACAGCTGCAAGCATGTCCCGCGGCGGTCCTGGGCCACCATCGCTACGCTTGCGACAACGACATGGTCTGCGGCTGGGCCGGCTCGCTGGCCTGTACCGACGGCATCAACATCGTGGCCGGCACCGGCTCGATCGGCTACGGCCAGCGCCGCGGCATCGCGGCGCGCGCCGGCGGCTGGGGCGAGGCGTTTTCCGATGAAGGCTCGGCTTACTGGATCGCCATGCGCGGGCTCAACGCCTACTCGCGCATGAGCGACGGACGCCTGCCCAAGGGTCCGCTGCACGCCATCCTCAATGCACATTTCCAGCTCGACAACGACCTGGACATCTGCGCCCATGTTTACGGCGGCAAGGCCTATGCCCGCGGCGAACTGGCTCAACTGTCGTGCCAGGTGGCCGAGGCCGCGCGAGCCGGCGACGCCGTCGCCGCGAACATTTTCCGCGACGCCGGCCAGGAACTGGCTCGAATCTGCGACACGCTGCGCCTGGCGCTGCGCTTCGAAGCGGACGAACCCGTGCCGGTTTCCTGGTCCGGCGGCGCGTTCAATGCCGGCGAACTGCTGCTGGCGCCGCTGCGCGATGCGCTTTCCGCCGCCAGCCTGCATTTCGACATGCGGCCCCCGCAGCACGTACCTCACTACGGCGCCGCACT encodes:
- a CDS encoding N-acetylglucosamine kinase, whose translation is MNPVAYLGVDGGGTKTRFALIDGDGRLLGEAELGTTYHPHVGLDGVHAVLAEGVASVLGAADLTLADIGYAFFGLPAYGEDSRATAQLQACPAAVLGHHRYACDNDMVCGWAGSLACTDGINIVAGTGSIGYGQRRGIAARAGGWGEAFSDEGSAYWIAMRGLNAYSRMSDGRLPKGPLHAILNAHFQLDNDLDICAHVYGGKAYARGELAQLSCQVAEAARAGDAVAANIFRDAGQELARICDTLRLALRFEADEPVPVSWSGGAFNAGELLLAPLRDALSAASLHFDMRPPQHVPHYGAALYAAMLAHHPVHAAHGVSTAP